A segment of the Necator americanus strain Aroian chromosome IV, whole genome shotgun sequence genome:
tttcgcgacggaaccctctctccacgaatgacgagtgtactttcattcatctgtcgtacgtcgctctttctgcacttggtctcctgcagaacaatcacgtgaaatttgaaacgctctgcagctccgagaaaggcatgcaggtcagcgtctgtggacgcTGTTCTTGCGTTGTAAGTACGCAgcctgagacagtctccatggcgagtcgtgcgtgtgtcgccttggttcagtatcaatgacgtcctgagcatcctgagatttgatcgcctctcactaGTCGCCATACTGTGcaacgtctgagacggcagggcccagtgtgcagggtactgaggcagtgaatatgctggagtggcaaaaagacttccccaaactaagctgTCCTGCCACGGGGAGCTTAGCAGAGGTTTACTCTTAAATatgcttccgattccgagaagtcggatgtgtcgaactccttctcagcatGGAAGACCTTGCCGGAGGGTGACCCTCCGCTGAGGATCGCAGTTCGACttccagagtcacctccatgccactatgaggcggtaaaccgttgtggagaaCACACACTTTATGCTTCGAAATAATACGTCTACTTTGTCGTTGTTTGcgaattgttttttgtttgaatttttgcagtCACTGAATTCCATGCTTTCAATTTTTGCTGGTCACTTGGCTTGGAAAGAGAAGAGTAGCATCAGTTTACGACGCATTGAGTCAGCGCGATGCATTTTTGACATCTGCATCCCACAATTGTCACCTTTAAAGTACGAGGCAAATAGGTTCAATCTTTTGTACCACATGGGGCAATTCGAAAGTGAGAAACTGGTCAAGAAGTTCAAGAATTGCTTCGTTTTTAGAGCATATTTATGAAGACATAAGCTTGTTGGTTTTTACTCACGTTTTTCTGCATTAGTTGATTTGGGTggaattgcacttttttttatgtgattGTTAAAGGTGTAGTGAATGCAACATTTCTTCTTGCCTCGGTCGTCTCAGGAAGCTGTTGCGGATCGCTTGTTGTTGAGGAATTTCCAGTGTAAATTCTTTAGCATCAAAATCAtgcctcttttctttttgttcggCTTCATCCCTACGCTAAGAGAGGACTCTATAAGATGTACTGATTCGTAACATCATGAGTTTGTTATTCTCGAACGAATGTAACGCCGACGGCCCATCGAGCGAACGAAGGGAAACGAATTCGCTAACGATTTTTCTTACAAGCAGTAGACGGGATTGCAAAAGCGAATTTCTAGAAGTTTAGTGTGGGAATGTGGGATTTGATGTCCACTATCTACATGGTTTTGATGTGTGCGAAAGTGCTATTTCTAAAGCGTAGAAGATTTGAAGAGCAGTCTGTCTTGTTTAAGAAGATTTGGAGAAGTAAGAGAATCACTGTTCTGTCTTCAATGTCGATGGCGAGTCTTCAAGCGTCACAATAATTGAATAGTCTTGAACTCGGGCGACATCTGCACAATAGTCAGCGATATGCGAACTAATTTGCTAATGTCTTTTGGTAAACGAGCTGcattatctcttttttcccttttgttCCGTTCTCATCTCATTCTCCAGGATAGCTAAttaaacagcagaaaaattcaGTGCTTCAGGATTTGAAGCCATTCTCCTGCGTAACCGGCGCGTATGGTAGCATGGACGCAAAGATGGGCTCCACTATTGCTCGAAGTAGTCCCGGCCCGGCGAGTAATCAGCCGGCATCTCGTCACATTAGATATAAAAGTTTTTCGAGTCGTCTCAAGGAGAGGTTTCCGGACAACGAACCGACTACTCAAAAAAAGTATGTTTGCTGCTATGTATTCTTTTAATTACCCACACCTTTTTGAACGGATATTGTTGTGGTAGGAGGTAGATTTGATATTATAAAAAAGTTTAGAATGTTTTGGATACCTCGGATAGATAACTAAAGCTGCACCAACCTCATGTCTGAGCCTGCaacaaaattaaaggcatcaccccacgaatctgaggtggtgcggatttcaggtggagtattcgtatacgggatagtagattatggaaagggggtgattccgtccatttttttcctaattgccgtaaaaaatggcccggaagatacggcttcgggcgcttcacaagaagttcgattggagcgcgccagccctgtgcggcgccgcatcttctgggccgtttttacggcaattaggaagaaatggacggaatcacctcctctccataatctactatcccgtatacgaatactccaactgaaatccgccccacctcagattcgtggggtgatgcctttaaactcggTTCATGTGCTGGTTTGCCAATAATTAGCTTCTTGTTTTCACATATCCATCATCAGCTATGGCGTTACATTCGCCATTTTCTAGACAAAGTGTCGTCCAAGCTAGTTAAATACGCATCAATTTTCAtggacttttttctctgagaaTTCATGATGGGTAcataaaaatggaagagaatAGAGGCAAGAAGTTAAAGCGGTGAGAttaaaaaacatcaaaattacGTGTGCTAGGAACATGAATCTTTGTTAGagcatacttttttcttcgcgaaTATTCCATTTTAGAGTAGCGCATCTGCAGTTctctttttgcaaaatttcaactGGCTTTGTTACAGACATCCCATAATTGTTGAAATGTTGTTCGGTTTTGTCTCGAAATCTACGGTTCTCCCGCACACGGCTATGGAATCAAACTACTGAGAGCCTAAGAACAGCAGTTTAgttcttgttgttttcagCTTGGTGCATGCGGAAGTTTTGGTGTTTTCTTTCAGTAATTGAGGGGAATTGGGAGGATTCTTTTATACTTCAGAAAAATCACTCCGCAATCTTTCCGCTGATTTTTGCTACAATTTTAAACTTTCTCTGAATTAGGTGTTTATTTTACTACGACGACCTAAGAGTAGAGTGATTACGATTCAGAGGCCGTTTAATGCCAAATATTTACTAATCGAACAGTTTGTGGTTTTGTCAAAGCAACTTTGAAAATGCATAGATCTGAGAAGTAAATGACTGTATCGCAGTATTATAAGTAGAAAAGTAGATTTTTCCGTGATCTTTGCAATTGTctaagaataaaacaaatgctTGAATATTGAGCTTCGCGCAAATGAATGGTTCAGGCGAAGGAGTAGAGATGCTCTCAAAATCGTTCACAGCGCCTCGAGCAGTTTGCCGACCTCCCCTAGGTTATGACATGTGGTTTAGAACGTCCAAAGTTTTCTTAACGCTTCAAATGCATGTGAACTGCACATGTTCGCGATGTGGCTCTGCTAAACGAAATCGCCCACTCAAGGTGAAATTGCGTGTTTTGAAACCATGGTGACGGaatagtgaaaagaaaagtttgctTCGATTAGGGACAAAAAGTACGTGAAAGATCTGAATGGAGGTAAAAATGAGGATATTAAGAAAAATCACTTGGAAATTGTTTGTCATTTCAATTAATTGTTCGTCGTAATTTGTCAGCAGAcgataaaaacacaaaaaaggacTACCACCTAATTGCATTGCACTCACTTTTTCCCTCGATGTGGAGGTTGgattgaaaatgaatggaaattaCAAGTAAACGATGATGTCAACTGTTACTACATAAAGGATGTGGTGTACTGTTAGTCTGTCTAAGGTTTTCctattaaaatttattcaaattccAAAGAATGGTCTCAATAAGTCTTCTCTGTCGTTATTCGTTAATTTCTTTAgcctttttttgtgattgcTGGTATTTTTGGTTATGTTGGGCTGGTGTTTGTGTGCTAAATTAACGGCGGctgactctttttttaaaaattgaatgtcAAATTTCGTTGTTCTTTTCTCAACGGCTGCACGAGAAACATAACTTGCCGCATCACATCGCATTTCATCACAACTAGATTATTTTAGATTAATCTTTTAATGTAAAAATCCTCTTAGGACTTTTTTCAGCGCTGCTCTATTCCGCCTATTCACACAATACTTGGTACTTGGCAGAAACATATTATAAGAAGTATAAAAGATCCTTTTTGAAGAGAGagcttttttatttgtggaaGATCTCGTCTTGAATAGTTCCGAATCCTTCGAGGATGTCACATCTATTTACCGTTGCAAACCTTCGTAGCCAAGAGATCGAAGggcgaaagaaaagaaaggctgGACCGCGAACGAAAAACGGCTGAGTCTTCGCTGCCTTCCCTCACTGATAGTCCAAGCACCACGAGTTAGCAGACAATGGcagtttagaagaaaaaaactgaggaaaaatgccaaaaaggagggaaaaaaGGGTCAGAATAGGTGATTTCTGCGGGAAGGTCAGAAGTGGTGAGAATTAACTTGCATTACTGTAGAAAACAGTCAACAAATTTAGGAAAAGAATCacaaaaagggaaataaaacTTACCTATGGAACAAAATACTTGCTTTAAATTTCTAATCACTAGCACGGACGAGTTCATAAGAGTGGTTCTTCATCGGAGAATGTCTGCAAATTTGCTGCAGCAATGCTACGGAAACTCGCAAAATTGACAGAAGTGGGCGAAACTAATAGTGATGTTTTCCAAAACGAAATACtacaataaaatacaatacaacaATAATTCGAATTTGACCTGTTTCGATACTCTCGCAGTAGCAATCCACTCAAAGCGTAAACCGAAAATTTTGGTATCAAGCTCATTTCcgctttcaaatatttcaataacaaTTTGTAGAGTGCATTCggggctctttttttttgaaatacggTAATCAAATAATGACTATTCGCAAAGAAGAATAGTTCAGCATTAGGAACAATACTaggatcattttttttcacatttgtttTGTCATTCCACGTTATTTCGTCCTGTTTTCTGAAAAGCATGAAAAGCGTCGCTGTTCGTGTTTtatcagcgttttttttctaaaaaattgtcatgaaatggaaatttatAGTGAGACTCAGCAACTGCATCTTTCATTTCATGCATCTGAAATTCGGTGAAAGTGTTCCGAAGTTCAATTGTGCTATGTTTTGGCCGCATTGTTGTGTCGAGCTAATACATCATCAACTAAGCGTTTATTTAAGTCCGACCCACCTTATCTGCTTGTAGGTGgtggtttttctttaatgAATTCGTTTATGAGTTTATGAGAAATGTTATTTATGATTCATTCTTTGTTGGT
Coding sequences within it:
- a CDS encoding hypothetical protein (NECATOR_CHRIV.G15186.T1), producing MATSERRSNLRMLRTSLILNQGDTRTTRHGDCLRLRTYNARTASTDADLHAFLGAAERFKFHVIVLQETKCRKSDVRQMNESTLVIRGERVPSRNVGGVGLAVHPSVVHLIDSHEFLSPRLAILRLRPAPKTHQYHQLLLTNFSS
- a CDS encoding hypothetical protein (NECATOR_CHRIV.G15186.T2), with the protein product MLRTSLILNQGDTRTTRHGDCLRLRTYNARTASTDADLHAFLGAAERFKFHVIVLQETKCRKSDVRQMNESTLVIRGERVPSRNVGGVGLAVHPSVVHLIDSHEFLSPRLAILRLRPAPKTHQYHQLLLTNFSS